In Salvelinus fontinalis isolate EN_2023a chromosome 37, ASM2944872v1, whole genome shotgun sequence, the genomic stretch tataggcaattagcaagacacccccaataaaggagtggttctgcaggtggtgaccacagaccacttctcagttcctatgcttcctggctgatgttttggtcacttttgaatgctggcggtgctttcactctagtggtagcatgagacggagtctacaacccacacaagtggctcaggtagtgcagctcatccagaatggcacatcaatgcgagctgtggcaagaaggtttgctgtgtctgtcagcgtagtgcccagagcatggaggcgctaccaggagacaggccagtacatcaggagacgtggaggaggccgtaggatggcaacaacccagcagcaggaccgctacctctgcctttgtgcaaggaggagcactgccagagccctgcaaaatgacctccagcaggccacaaatgtgcatgtgtctgctcaaacggtcagaaacagactccatgagggtggtatgagggcccgacatccacaggtgggggttgtgcttacagcccaacaccgtgcaggacgtttggcatttgccagagaacaccaatattggcaaattcgccactggcgccctgtgctcttcacagatgaaagcaggttcacactgagcacatgtgacagacgtgacagagtctggagacgccatggagaacgttctgctgcctgcaacatcctccagcatgaccggtttggcggtgggtcagtcatggtgtggggtggcatttctttgtggggccgcacagccctccatgtgctcgccagaggaagcctgactgccattaggtaccgagatgagatcctcagaccccttgtgagaccatatgctgacacatgcacatttgtggcctgctggaggtcattttgcagggctctggcagtgctactccttgcacaaaggcggaggtagcggtcctgctgctgggttgttgccctcctacggcctcctctacgtctcctgatgtactggcctgtctcctggtagcgccttcatgctctggacactacgctgacagacacaccaaaccttcttgccacagctcgcattgatgtgccatcctggatgagctgcactacctgagccaattgtgtgggttgtagactccgtctcatgctaccactagagtgagagcaccgccagcattcataAGTGACCAaagcatcagccaggaagcataggaactgagaagtggtctgtggtcaccacctgcagaaccattcctttttggggggtgtcttactaattgcctataatttccacctttgtctattccatttgcacaacagcatgttaaatttattgtcaatcagtgttgcttcctaattggacagtttgatttcacagaagtgtgattgacttggagttacattgtgttgtttaagtgttccctttatttttttgagcagtgtatatatatacacatacatacatacacatatatatatatatatatatatacacatatatacatacatacacacatatacatacacgtgtgtatatgtatatacaagatatacacatatacacacacaaatacatacaacTAGCTCCATTTCTTTACATCTATTTTGGGATTCCACCCCTGTAAATGTAATTTGCCTTTAGACAtgctattttttaaataaaacaataagTAGTGTGTCGTTATTTTTAAACGTGTGCTTTTCTCCTCTAGCccacctggtgttcaaccttcccaagttctcccatgtcacccctctcctccgtacactccactggcttccagtccaAGCTCGCTTCCACTACAAGACTGGTGTTTGCCTATGGAACAGCAAGGGGCACTGCCCCTCTCTACCTTCAGggtatgctcaaaccctacaccccaacccaagcACTCTGTTCTGCTTCCTCTGGTCTCTTGTCTCTCTCACCTGGTTAGTCATCTTAAGATGAAtaggtcgctctggataagagtgtctgctaaatgactgaaaagtAAATGTTAAATCAACACCTGTTTGAAAGGGGGTGTGGCTGAATTAAAGAGCCCTCTTCTGCGTAGAGACACTTGAGAATCCTCCACTGGAGGAGGTAATTGAGGATAGAAAGAATTTCCAAACTGACACACGCCTACATTTGGTGACGGAGGAGTGGAGGACGGACTTCTACCCAATGGACAAAAGGAAAGAGATGTGACCCTACCCTATCGCCACAATGGCTTCCTTGTtctgacagttcccagtccagatgGATATTTTATCTCCCTTGGGTCTGACGTTGACCACCGCTCCACACACGTCTTCACTGGCCTCGTCAAACGACTCGCCGATTAAACACAACAGCTGCAACACACACAAATCAAGTACACGATACTCGAGAATAAATAACATGTTATTTACCCGTTAATTCACTGTCTAGCAACCCGTCCTTAACAGCAGATTATTCAATACTCTGGTAGTATAGTCATGAAGAGTTGCAGGAGGGTTGTGTTCATCAAAGCGATGAAAACTGACTGAAAGATGGAGGCTCTACCTAGACCATTGCAATGTTTTTGTTGTGCCCCAATGAATACTACACAGCCCAGGGTCAAATTCATTAGAGTACACAACTGAAAACATAATGCAATGGAAAACAAAAATGAGCCTTTCCTTCGGTCCCATTTGCtgcctaatgaacaggacccaggttcAGGCATAATGATACTTACTGTCTCCATCCAGTAGCGGTCAAGGTCGATTTGTCTTTGCTGTTTGCTGAGGGTCATCAGCCACCTCCCACCCAGCTTGTTCTTGTCATCCTCCCACATAGGCTTCACCCCATCCTGACACACAGTGGTGGAGGAACGTTAGCGCACAACTTGACCACCAAAGTACATCCTGGGCCCGTATTCATGAAGCGTATTACagtatctaggatcagtttagaccATAATGAATAACATTAAAAGGATaagagggacctgatcctagatcagggtTTTCTCAAACTCTGTTCTGGCCCCCCTGGGTGCATGTTTGTGTTTTTGCAAAAGCCctacacaactgattcaaataatcaactaatcatcaagcattGATCATTTAAATCAGCTGTccagtgttagggcaaaaacaaaaatgggcACCCCCCCTGGGGTCCCGAgggccgagtttgggaaacactgtccTCGATCATCAGTCCTCAGAGGGGCTTTATGTTTTCATTCAACATCATTAACTTGACAACGTACAGAAGAGCGACATGTCCTCTGATAGAATACTGTTTGTTTCAGAAGTCCACTTACCTTAAATAAGCAGTAGTCACAGCCGAAGCCTAACTTACTGGGCTGCTGTATGTGGTTATATAATCTACAACACACAACCAAGAGGCACACTTAAACACAGGCCTACAGATAAAATAATATTAGACACTATGATTATAAAATGATAGTGAGACAATTGATAGTTCCATGCCATTCTCCATTTTGATTTTGGAGAGAAGTCATGAGGCACAACATTCAGGGCACAGATAGCAATACATGGCATAGAACTGCCACAGTTAAAATGTCCATTCTGTAGAATTAATTTCTAGCTGCAAATGAACATTCTGCTCTGCTGAACAGGAAATGGTCCCTTTATTCAACACTGATTGTCATGATGACGACATAGGATGGAGAGGTAGATTAAGGGGTGGTGATGTGGattaggagggaggaggaggaagaggagcagagagaaagagggagaggaagagtacTCACGCCCAGAAGTCTTCCACTGTGTCAAACTTTGCGATGAGACGGAGGTTCTCTGTCCAGCTTTTGGTCTTGTCATTTTTGAAATACCACAGGGCCCATCTGAAGTGAGAGGACAAAGTCAGAGATTCCCCATCGCACTCCCCGGTCCGCACAGACAGAGGCTTCTATTTGTCTTTAGTGGGCTAATCTTTTACCATCTGCAACTATCAGTGACCAGTCAATGTGTCGGTCTGCATATCAACAGCAGTAACAGTTATGGAAATGCATGAATTGATATACATCAGCCAAACCAGGGCTAAATTCTAACATAACAGCAAATGTAATAAAACGTCCAACAGCAGACCTACAATCAATGACGCGTCCAACAGTCCGTTCTACACAACGTACAGCAAATAAAAGGAAAGATTTTCATAGCAACTACTTAATGGGTTGAAAAGGAAGGTTACGGTATAGAAGGTTGATGTCATGTTGCTCTGCCTATAAAaatccattcttaaatggaagaagtttggaaccacaaagacccttcatagagctggccacccagccaaactgagcaatctggggagaagggccttggtcaggaaggtgaccaagaacccaatggtcactctgacagagctcaagagttcctctgtggagatgggagaaccttccagaaggtcaaccatctctgcagcactccaccaatcaggcctttatggtagtggccagacagaagccactcctcagtaaaaggcacctaaagcccctcagaccatgacaaacaagattttctggtctaatgaaaccaagatcgaactctttCGCCTAAACGCCAAGCagcatgtctggaggaaacctggcaccatccctacggtgaagcatggtggtggcagtatcatgctgtgttgatgtttttcagcagcagggactaggaAACTAGAcaagattgagggaaagatgaacggagcaaattacagagatctccttgataaaaacctgctcaaGAGCGAGCGCTCAGGatcttagactggggcgaaggttcaccttccaacaggacaacgaccctaagacagccaagacaatgcaggagtggcttcgggtcaagtctctgaatgtccttgagtggtccaaccagagcccggacttgaatccgatccaacatctctggagagacatgaacatggctgtgcagcgacgctccccatccaacctgatagagcttgaggatctccagagaagaatgggagaaacgccccaaatacaggtgtgccaagcttgtagtgtcatacctaagaagactcgaggctgtaatcactgccaaaggtgcttcaacagggtctgaatacttatgtaaatttatgtatgtaaaaaaaaatcagttttttattatttatacatttattatttataaatttgcaaacatttataaaaaacgttttgctttgtcattatggggtattgtgtatagattgaggggggaaaacaattgaatccatttaagaataattctgtaacataacaaaacatggaaaaagtcaaggggcctaaatactttccgaaggcactatatGTTATTGCCTATGCATTCATTTCCCCATCGTGTACAACAGCAAGTGTAAGTAACATGCATATATACATGTTGAATAGCAGTGTggatcagtgtggatgacggatcaccacctcaagctgaacctcggcaagacggagctgctcttcctcccggggaaggactgcccgttccatgatcaatcaatcaatcaatcaaattttatatagcccttcgtacatcagataatatctcgaagtgctgtacagaaacccagcctaaaatgatctcgccatcacggttgacaactccattgtgtcctcctcccagagcgctaagaaccttggcgtgatcctggacaacaccctgtcgttctcaactaacatcaaggcggtgggtAGGTTcatgtaggttcatgctctacaacacaggtgtcaaactcattccacggggggccgagtgtctgcgggttttcgctcctcccttgattacttgattgatgaattaacatcactaattagttaggaactccccacacctggttgtctagggctttattgaaaggaaaaaccaaaaacctgcagacactaggccctccgtggaatgagtttgacacccctgctctacaacatccgcagagtacgaccctgcctcacacaggaagcggcgcaggtcctaatccaggcacttgtcatctcccgtctggattactgcaactcgctgttggctgggctccctgcctgtgccattaaacccctacaactcatccagaacgccgcagcccgtctggtgttcaaccttcccaagttctctcacgtcaccccgctcctccgctctctccactggcttccagttgaagctcgcatccgctacaagaccatggtgcttgcctacggagctgtgaggggaacggcacctccgtaccttcaggctctgatcaggccctacacccaaacaagggcactgcgttcatccacctctggcctgctcgcctccctacctctgaggaagtacagttcccgctcagcccagtcaaaactgttcgctgctctggcaccccaatggtggaacaaactccctcacgacaccaggacagcggagtcaatcaccaccttccggagacacctgaaaccccacctctttaaggaatacctaggataggataaagtaatccttctgaccccccccccttaaaagatctagatgcactattgtaaagtggctgttccactggatatcttaaggtgaatgcaccaatttgtaagtcgccctggataagagcgtctgttaaatgacttaaatgtaaaatgtaaatgtaaccagGTAGTCTTCCATTGTTCACCAGTGCTACCATTATTATATCATCCCTTTCCCAGGAAGGGCAGTGTtgtaggggagggagggatgagagggaggggtggatagGGCATGGCCTGAACCCTGTCCCCCCCGCCATACAAAATTTATACCCACGCCCCTCCTGGTCCCTTCCTGAAAAGACCTCCGTGGTTAATTATCACACTGACTATCAGTAGAGAAGTAGGCTAGAGAGGAAGCACTCTAATGTTGCCCCACTGAAACATATGTTATTATTACACAACACCAGTGTTGGGACGAGAAAACACTTGGCGTGACTCGTCTGGTGAACCAGGTTGAGGTCATGGACATATGTAAACAAAAACACTAATGTGTCAGTTAAGGTAAAGTGGTCTACACTACTGCTGTTGGGGTCCTGAAGAAAAGACAAAACTAAAGGGATGTTGAGCCACGTCCCCTTAAACAGTGTGTTGAAGTCCAGAACTCCCTACAACAGTCACGCAGTGTGTGTATATTGAGTGACTCCAGACTTCCTAGTCCCCAGCATCACCCAGAAAAACATCAGCAGGAGGAAGAGGTTGCACAAGGCTTGTTTTTTCTCTGGCGGCGTAACGTCACCCCAAAGTTAGTCAGAGAGCTGAAAAGTACCAACTCCAAAACCAATGTTGATCAAAAAGAGGCTTATGTGGTGTGCGTGGCAGGAGGCGTAGGCATGGCTGAATtttagagccccccccccccccccccccatcttggcAGTGtagaatttcctgcaattctaaacATGTCTCCATGGAGCTGAGCATGTTTTAaagccaa encodes the following:
- the LOC129836530 gene encoding eukaryotic translation initiation factor 4E-like isoform X1, coding for MATSEPVSEIENAPETEEPQPEVIPTAPPVVTGSEQYIKHPLQNKWALWYFKNDKTKSWTENLRLIAKFDTVEDFWALYNHIQQPSKLGFGCDYCLFKDGVKPMWEDDKNKLGGRWLMTLSKQQRQIDLDRYWMETLLCLIGESFDEASEDVCGAVVNVRPKGDKISIWTGNCQNKEAIVAIGQQYKERLSIPIKLLIGYQSHDDTSSKSGSTTKNMYSV
- the LOC129836530 gene encoding eukaryotic translation initiation factor 4E-like isoform X2; its protein translation is MATSEPNAPETEEPQPEVIPTAPPVVTGSEQYIKHPLQNKWALWYFKNDKTKSWTENLRLIAKFDTVEDFWALYNHIQQPSKLGFGCDYCLFKDGVKPMWEDDKNKLGGRWLMTLSKQQRQIDLDRYWMETLLCLIGESFDEASEDVCGAVVNVRPKGDKISIWTGNCQNKEAIVAIGQQYKERLSIPIKLLIGYQSHDDTSSKSGSTTKNMYSV